Within the Pseudomonadota bacterium genome, the region AGGCCCTGCCTTTTTTGTTGCCTCCAATCTCCTCATGCGCTAGGAACGTCGGATAATCAGCAGTTTGGACAGGAGCACTATAATGACAAGCTCGATGAGCACCTTTCCGCAGTTCCACCTGGCGCTGACGGGGCTGGCAAACCACCCGTCGATCGGCGTGGTGCCGCTGGGGCTCGAATCGGACGGGTCGTTTAGATTCGGCCCGCTGGATGCGGCCATGCCGAGAATAGCTCCCATGCTCAACGTCGACCGGTCGAGGGACAGCGGGGCCGATCCCGAGATCGAGCGCCTGTTCAAGGCTTCCAGGGACAACGATCTCTTCGAAAAACTCGCGGTCCTGCGCAGCATCTTCGACAACAGGATGAACCTCATGATGCCCGTCGAATATGTGCAGGCGGCAGGGCTCGATCGCATGGTAGAACAGGTGGCCGGGACCCTTCGGCCCGAGAGGGAGGAGGGGGGCGTCTTCGACATAGAGGGAGCCGCCCGCGAGGAGGGCCCCTTCCCTGATTCGCAATTCAATCCCTCTCTGGAATTCTCGAGGCTCACGGTCGGGGACGTTGCGGGGAGGCTCTCGACAATCGCTTTTCTCGAGGGAGGGGGCTATTGCCACGCCGATCTTGCGGAGGCGCTGCTCACCAGGGGGCAGGCGCTGGCCCGTGAGGTCTCCGAGCTCGTGCTGAACGATCGGCCCGATGATGAAGCCGCGGGGGACCCGACGGAGATCATGTTCGCGGCGGGCGTGCTCTACGCCAATATGAAGGCCCGCTGGGCGCTCAGCATGGCGGAGCAGGCCTTCTCCGCGGCTGCGGTCGAGTTCCTTCAGTTCCCGATCCCCGACAACATCTCGGCAGCCATGCTATACGAACTCAAGGCCGACCTGCGCGACCGCCGCGAAGGCGGCGGGAAGAAATCGAACCCCATAAGGTCCATGGCCGCAGGCCAGTGGCTGGCCTCCCTTGTCTTCAACAGGGACAGCGAGAGTTGGAACATACGCGTGTTTCGCGGGCTGGCCAACGCCTGGCTCGCCGGCAGGAGGGACCTCTACAGCGAGCTCGCCCATGTACCGGTGAAGAGAGCCATCGAGGAGACCGACCCTCTGACGCAGGCCGGATTCCTCATCCGCTCCGTCTGGGGGTTTTCGGATCACTTGAGGGTTGCGGGCGTCGAAGATCCTGGCATTTCGTTCTGGACCATGGCCCTGGGCAGGCTCGGCGCGGTCTCGATGCGCCTGGAGGAGGCGGGTGACGCAGAGGTCCTCGAAATCGTCGAACCGCTCGTCGATGCGGCGCTCCGCTTTATCTCTGTTCGCCCCGATCGAGGATGATGCCCTGCATGGGCACGAACACCGCGGGCATGAGCTTCGCCCTCTCCACTAGCTTCCCGCCCTTTTTCTCGAAGAGCACCAGCAGCTGAAACTTCTCTGTGCCGCCCATGGGAAGGACTATGCGTCCGCCCTCGGCGAGCTGCTCCTCCAGCGGCTTCGGCACCCTGTTGGGGCTCGCGGTCATGACGATCGCGTCGAAGGGGGCGTGCTCGGGCCACCCTATAAATCCATCGCCGGTCTTCACGATTATGTTGTCATAGCCGAGCCTCGCTATGTGGCCGCGGGCCATGTCCGCTATCTCCGGCACTATCTCGATGGTGTAGACCTCCTTCGCGATCTGGGCGATGAGAGAGGCGAGGTAGCCCGAACCGGTCCCGACCTCCAGCACCCTGCTCGCGGGCCTGATGTTCAGCGCGTGGATCATGAGGGCGTTCTCGTAGGGGCGGTCGAGCGACTGCTCGTATCCGATCGGCGCCTCGTTGTCCTCGTAGGCGCGTTCCTTGTAGGGGGCGATCACG harbors:
- a CDS encoding protein-L-isoaspartate(D-aspartate) O-methyltransferase, with amino-acid sequence MVRTQIEGRGITGSEIIRAFLAVPREEFVIAPYKERAYEDNEAPIGYEQSLDRPYENALMIHALNIRPASRVLEVGTGSGYLASLIAQIAKEVYTIEIVPEIADMARGHIARLGYDNIIVKTGDGFIGWPEHAPFDAIVMTASPNRVPKPLEEQLAEGGRIVLPMGGTEKFQLLVLFEKKGGKLVERAKLMPAVFVPMQGIILDRGEQR